AGGCAAAGCATAATTAACTAGGATAACGCATGGATCTTTTACTGCTCCTTAAAGCAGCTATCATGGGTATTGTTGAGGGTATTACTGAGTTTTTACCTATTTCCAGTACAGGTCATTTGATCTTGGCTTCAGAGCTGATGAATTTCTGGACCAAAGAAAAAAGTGATGTATTTGTGATTGCCATTCAAATGGGCGCAATTGCAGCAGTCATTTACGAATACTGGGCACGTCTTTGGGGAGCAGCAACAGGGATTATTAGTGGTGAGCCACAAGGACGTCGATTAGGACTAGGTTTGATCTTGGCATCGATTCCTATTGTGCTGGTGGGCTTAACATTTGGTCAAACGGTTAAAGATTTACTCTTTAACAATATTGCGATTGCGATTGGTTTGATCATTGGTGGTTTGATCATTATGTGGATTGAAAAAAATCCACCGAAAGTCCGTGCGCAAGAGGTTGAAGATTTAAGTATTAAAGATGCGATTTGGATTGGTTTGATTCAAGTATTGTCTTTAATTCCGGGAACTTCACGCTCAGGTGCAACTATCATTGGCGCAATGTTCTTAGGCGTTTCTCGTAAAGCAGCCACTGAGTTCTCCTTCTTTTTAGGGATTCCTGTGATTATTGGTGCAGGTTTGCTTGATGTTTACCAAAGTTTTGATGTGTTTGATAGCACTCAGGATTGGTGGGTATTGGCAGTCGGTATTCTTGTATCTTTTATCTCCGCTTTAGTTTTAATTCGTGTTTTAGTGGCTTATGTAGCTAAACGCGATTTTATGGTTTTTGCTTGGTATCGTATTGTTTCAGGCGTATTGATTTTATTGTTTGCATTTACAGGTTGGAAGTTATGGTAAGCGATATTCGCTTATACACAGAATCTGAACACCTTGAACAAGCACAGCAATTCCAAGCTGTGCTTTTTTCTCGTGGTGTACACGTAGAGCTTTCGACTGTAGAAAAGTTGAACGCACGTTTTTTCCGTTTAAATCCAGACTTGGCACTTTGTTGTGATGCTGATGGTTTATGGCTATGTGCCAATGGCATGAAGATGCAACCGGACTGGAAAGCAGAAGTTGGGCGTTTAAAACGGGCATCATTAAAATCAGAAATGATTGCACGTGCATGTAATTTAGGTGAAAAGCCAAGTCTGATTGATGCGACAGCTGGGCTTGGTCATGACAGTTTGTTAATGGCGCATCTTGGTGCACACGTGACATTGGTCGAACGTCATCCTATTTTATTTACTTTACTTGAAGATAGTCATCGACGAGCGCAAAGTGATGCATTCCTAGCCAATGTGGTGGCGCGCATCCAACTGGTATTTTCAGATTCAGCGGACTATCTGATTCAGCAAGCTGAACAAAACCATGTCGTGGATGTGGTCTATCTTGATCCCATGTTCCCGCAGCGTGATCAAAACCAACAAGCGGTGAAGAAGCAGGCTCAGGTGAAAAAACAAATGCAGCTGTTGCATATGTTATTACCTGAAGATGGTGAAATGGATTTGGGGGATAATTTACTTGAGCTTGCACAAAAAATTGGCAAGCGTGTGGTGGTTAAACGCCCTCGATTAGCTGTTTTTTTAGCGGATAAACAGCCAAATCACCAATGGCAAGGGGATGCTTGTCGCTTTGATGCGTATTTTCAGCATGATCTTGTAGCTTAATATGATAATTGCTTCAAAAGTAATCAAGGATTTGTTATATAGTACAAAATAACATTGATTAATCCTTTATCAGGCATAAACTTATTGAGCGAATTAGCGAGCCACCTCACCTCCACGAAATCCTATGATCGACTTTAAACCTTCCATTAATTTTTGGCATGACTTTAAGAGCAATCAAACTGCCGGAATATGGTTGTTTTTGGGTTCTCGACGATCACTACAATTGGTTCGTCCCTCCATTATGCAATTGGTCTTTTGGGGGATTTTGGGTGGTTGTGCGAACAGTTTATTTAGCTGGCTCAGTTCAGGACGTATGGGAGATTTTAACTCCCAAGGTCTGATCAGTTATGCTTTATGGCCCTTTATTGCATTGATTGTTGGGATTTTTCTTTCTCAGCGGATCAATAATCCACGTCTGATGCTGGTTCCAGCATTACTTTGGCTGGTTCTCGATACCCACATCATGCTCTTTCAATGTTTGATCCAATATTTGGGTGACATTGATTATTTGCCTTTTGTGCTTTATGACTATATTCCACGTTTATTTGTCGCACTGTTTGTGTGGCAGAGTTTGGCTGTAGTTTGGGTGTTTTCACGCGAATTAAAATGGCCGTGGTGGGAACGTGCGTTGATTATGATTGCCACGCTCTTTACATTAGTCGTGTGGCAAATTTCTGTGAAAGACCAACCGATTTGGAAAGTCGAACAACAAGCACCAAGTTTTGCTGAAGATGCATTTTATGCACAGCCTAATTTACTCAATAAGGCCTTAAATGATATTGAATTTGGTGAATTTGCACAGTCACATTGGTATTTTATGGGTGTAGCAGGTGCGAGTTATCAAGATGTCTTCCAATATGAAATTTCGCGGATTAAAGAACAGTTCGACACACGTTTTGGCACCTATGGTCGTTCAATTGCTTTAATTAATCATCCTGCGACACGTTTGGAAAATCCTATCGCGAGCCGAACCAGTATTGAACTGGCTTTACGCCGTATTGGACAGCAAATGAACCGTGAAGGGGATGTATTATTTTTATATATGACCTCGCATGGTTTACCCAATACCTTTGAAATTGAAAATGCACCTTTGGATTTGGCACAAATCGATCCAAAATGGCTCAGACAGACCTTGGATGCCTCAGGTATTCGTTGGCGTGTGATTGTGATTGGTTCGTGTTATTCAGGCAGTTTTGTTCCTGCCTTACAAGATGATAATACCTTAATTATTACGGCATCAGCGGCTGATCGACAGTCCTTTGGCTGTTCAAATGAAGCAGATTATACTTATTTTGGTCGTGCTTTCTTTGATGAAGCGATGCGGGAACAAAATACAATTAAAGCTGCATTTGACCAAGCGAAGTCAACAGTTGCGAAATGGGAATCAAACCAAGGTTTTGAACCGTCAGAACCACAATGGTCGATTGGTAAAAATATGGAATTAATGTTGCCGCAACTGGAGCAACGTTTATTTCCACCGCTAACGACAGAGACAAAAGTAGCGCAATAATTAAGAGTTTAATTGAAGGGTATATGACGATGGAATTGGTACAAAATAATAAGAGCTTTGAAGGCGAACAACGTATATATCGCTTTGATTCTAAAGTGCTTAAGACACCGACTAAATTTGGTATTTTTTTACCCTCACAAGCCTTAAATGGTCAAAGCTGTCCTGCTTTATTTTATCTTGCAGGGCTGACCTGTACTGAAGAAACATTTGCGATTAAAGCGCATGCACAGCGTCTTGCTGCCCAGCTTGGAATCATCCTTATTACGCCTGATACTTCACCACGCGGTGACGGTGTCGCAGAAGGGGGCCATTGGGATATTGGACAAGGTGCAGGTTTTTACATCAATGCAACCCAACAGCCGTGGGCAGAACATTTCCAAATGGAAAGTTTTATTGTGGATGAGTTGTATGCTGTCGTAACGCAAGAATTTCCAATTCAGGCAGATAAAATCGGGATCTTTGGACACTCTATGGGTGGACATGGTGCATTAACGCTCGCACTGAAATACCCTCAAAAATTTAAATCTGTATCTGCTTTTGCGCCGATTTGTGCGCCAAGTCAGTGTCCATGGGGTGAGAAAGCATTTTCAAACTATTTAGGTGAAGATAAAAGCACATGGCTACAACACGATGCGACGGCATTGGTACAAGCCAAAGGTGCTGTATTTAGCGATATTTTAATTGATCAAGGCGCTGCCGATCAGTTTTATAGTCAGTTGAACCCTGCATTATTCAAACAAGCCTGCGATGCAGCTGGGCAAAAACTTACGCTGCGTGAACATCAAGGTTATGACCATGGCTATTACTTTATTCAAAGTTTTATAGATGATCATCTACAGTTCCATGCGGTGCATTTACAACCTTAATCTGCAGTTCATCATATTTTAAATGAAAGATGCAGTATCTTGCTTGTGAAAGATACTGCATTGTTTTATTTTGAAATTTCATCTTATTCAATAATAAAAATTAGGCAATACATGCAAAATATTGAAGACCTGAGTTCATCTCATTCCATTGATCATCCTGTCTTTCCACCACCTTTGCCAGAGACGAGTCACCCCGTACGTTTAGGACGTATACAGAAATTCTCATTTCATGGGAATGGCTTAGAGTATTTTGGCATTTGGATTGTCAATCTGTTACTGATGATTGTCACTTTAGGTCTTTATTCACCGTGGGCTAAAGTTCGTCGTCTACGTTATTTTTATAGTAATACTGCACTTATTCAACGCCGTTTCGACTTTACCGGGGTGCCGACCAAAATTTTAAAAGGGCGTTTGATCGCGCTAGGTATTTATCTCGCTATCTCAATTTTATCTAAGCAGTCATGGGAATGGATGTTAGCGGGTGCGCTTGTCATTTGGTTGGCTGTTCCTTGGTTGGTCAGAGCGACCTTACGTTTTAATGCGCGTAATAGTAAATTTAGTAATGCGCGTTTTTTCTTTGATGGAACACATAAAGCGGCCTATGGCATTTTCTTTATGTCTATCTTCTTAATGATTATTACGCTTGGTTTGGCTTTCCCGATTGTGTTGTGGATGTATAAAAAATATACCTTTAATAATCTGCAACTGGGTCAACTTAAATTTAACTTTAAGGCAACATGGCTGAACTTCGTTGTAGCGATGTATATCCCGATTATCGTCTATATCGGTATTTTAGTCTTAGGTCTGACCATGGGGCGTTTGCCGAGTTTAGATTTAATCAGAACATCCCCTGAGATTTTAATGAGATTTGCAGGGCTAATGATGTTCTTCTATGTAGCTGCCTTGTTTGTGATTTGGCCGTGGATACAGGCGCGATTATTTATAAGTACATGGAATAACATGGTCCTTAGTCGGAGTAAATTCCAAACCAGTTGTAATTCTGCGGTTTTTGTTTGGATTATGGTGACCAATTGGCTGCTTAAAATTGTAAGCTTTGGCTTATTGACACCATGGGCAGCAGTACGTATTTATCGTTATAAAGTTGAATCACTCAGTCTTTGTTTAGTGAATGATCCAGATTTAATGCTGAATCAAATGCAGGAAGATCCGAGTGCGATTGCTGAAGAGCTCAGTGATATTTTTGATTTTGATATTTCACTTTAAGGGCCATGCAATATGTCTACACAACAGGTCAATGTCATTTTTTATGATGGAATTGTATCTAAGCCGCGCCATGCGATATTGATGCCACATGATTCAGAACAAGTTCAAATCAAATATGATGATTCAGGACAGCAGCAGGTGCGATTCTATCCGTATAAGGCGATGACATTGATCGGGGCATTGGGGCAGGTTCAGCCAGTCGTTGAACTGATTGATGATGCACGCATCGAATTTCAGACAGCTGTACCTGAGTGGTTTAATGTGGAACATGCAAATAAGCAGCATGCCATTTGGAAGCTCGAACGTTCACCTAAAATGATTCTCGTGAGCTTGGTTTTTGTTGTGTTTTTTGTATGGGGCTTAGTTCAGTGGGGTATTCCTACAGCCTCCCATCATATAGCGCATCACTTACCTGAACAGACCATGGTAAAAATTGGCAATCAAGCTGAAGATTATTTGATGGAATTTACACAGCCAAGCAAAATTGATGCAGCACGACAGGCAAAATTGATTGCTGGATATCAAGCCATGTTTAAGGGTCAGAAAACGGCGAAAGTGATTTTCCGTCAAGGTGGTCGCCAAATTGGTGCGAATGCACTTGCGATTCCCAATAACACGATTGTGGTTACGGATGAATTGGTTCAATTGGTTCATGATGATCGTGAATTGCTAGGCGTACTCGCGCATGAACAAGGCCATTTACATGAACGTCATAGCCTTGAACAAGCGATCAGCGGATTAGGAATCAGCACACTGATTATTATGATCACAGGTGATGCCAGTGATTTATTGACTAGTGTCCCAGTGTCTTTAGTTGGATTAAATTATTCGAGAAAATTTGAACTTGAAGCAGATCAATATGCATTAAAGGCCATGCATCAACAGCATATTCCTGTGCATTATTTTGCAGATTTCTTGGCGCGTTTAGAGCAAAGTCAGCAGGGTGATTCGAAGGAAGATAAAGAATCAGACATTTCAAAAAATCTAGATTTTCTCAGTACACATCCAGCGACAGAACAGCGCATACAAGCAGTAAAAGCATTTGAAGCGAAGTATTCAAACTAAAAGTGTGGAGCATTCATTGCCATTGAGCAGTGAGTGTTTGATGGCTCATTCGTTCTAAATGATCAATTACTACTTTCTGTAGCTGAATTATATTGACATCGGGTTGGAGTATTTTAATTTCGACCTGTAAATGTTCATCAAGCGGTGTCAGCCGAACTAAGGCTGTTGGCATTTGAATCTCATGATAAAGATCGGTTTTTTGGACAGGAAACTTATGTTCCCAATGTTTGACCAGCCTTTTTGTCATACGCTCAGCTTGAAACGTCGGAATTAACGCAGTGCTCATCATAATGAAAGCCTTTGAAATAATCATAATGAAAGCCTTTGAAATAATATTGAT
This window of the Acinetobacter sp. NCu2D-2 genome carries:
- a CDS encoding C13 family peptidase, whose amino-acid sequence is MIDFKPSINFWHDFKSNQTAGIWLFLGSRRSLQLVRPSIMQLVFWGILGGCANSLFSWLSSGRMGDFNSQGLISYALWPFIALIVGIFLSQRINNPRLMLVPALLWLVLDTHIMLFQCLIQYLGDIDYLPFVLYDYIPRLFVALFVWQSLAVVWVFSRELKWPWWERALIMIATLFTLVVWQISVKDQPIWKVEQQAPSFAEDAFYAQPNLLNKALNDIEFGEFAQSHWYFMGVAGASYQDVFQYEISRIKEQFDTRFGTYGRSIALINHPATRLENPIASRTSIELALRRIGQQMNREGDVLFLYMTSHGLPNTFEIENAPLDLAQIDPKWLRQTLDASGIRWRVIVIGSCYSGSFVPALQDDNTLIITASAADRQSFGCSNEADYTYFGRAFFDEAMREQNTIKAAFDQAKSTVAKWESNQGFEPSEPQWSIGKNMELMLPQLEQRLFPPLTTETKVAQ
- a CDS encoding undecaprenyl-diphosphate phosphatase, whose protein sequence is MDLLLLLKAAIMGIVEGITEFLPISSTGHLILASELMNFWTKEKSDVFVIAIQMGAIAAVIYEYWARLWGAATGIISGEPQGRRLGLGLILASIPIVLVGLTFGQTVKDLLFNNIAIAIGLIIGGLIIMWIEKNPPKVRAQEVEDLSIKDAIWIGLIQVLSLIPGTSRSGATIIGAMFLGVSRKAATEFSFFLGIPVIIGAGLLDVYQSFDVFDSTQDWWVLAVGILVSFISALVLIRVLVAYVAKRDFMVFAWYRIVSGVLILLFAFTGWKLW
- a CDS encoding DUF2218 domain-containing protein; amino-acid sequence: MMSTALIPTFQAERMTKRLVKHWEHKFPVQKTDLYHEIQMPTALVRLTPLDEHLQVEIKILQPDVNIIQLQKVVIDHLERMSHQTLTAQWQ
- a CDS encoding class I SAM-dependent methyltransferase is translated as MVSDIRLYTESEHLEQAQQFQAVLFSRGVHVELSTVEKLNARFFRLNPDLALCCDADGLWLCANGMKMQPDWKAEVGRLKRASLKSEMIARACNLGEKPSLIDATAGLGHDSLLMAHLGAHVTLVERHPILFTLLEDSHRRAQSDAFLANVVARIQLVFSDSADYLIQQAEQNHVVDVVYLDPMFPQRDQNQQAVKKQAQVKKQMQLLHMLLPEDGEMDLGDNLLELAQKIGKRVVVKRPRLAVFLADKQPNHQWQGDACRFDAYFQHDLVA
- the fghA gene encoding S-formylglutathione hydrolase; its protein translation is MELVQNNKSFEGEQRIYRFDSKVLKTPTKFGIFLPSQALNGQSCPALFYLAGLTCTEETFAIKAHAQRLAAQLGIILITPDTSPRGDGVAEGGHWDIGQGAGFYINATQQPWAEHFQMESFIVDELYAVVTQEFPIQADKIGIFGHSMGGHGALTLALKYPQKFKSVSAFAPICAPSQCPWGEKAFSNYLGEDKSTWLQHDATALVQAKGAVFSDILIDQGAADQFYSQLNPALFKQACDAAGQKLTLREHQGYDHGYYFIQSFIDDHLQFHAVHLQP
- a CDS encoding YjgN family protein; this encodes MQNIEDLSSSHSIDHPVFPPPLPETSHPVRLGRIQKFSFHGNGLEYFGIWIVNLLLMIVTLGLYSPWAKVRRLRYFYSNTALIQRRFDFTGVPTKILKGRLIALGIYLAISILSKQSWEWMLAGALVIWLAVPWLVRATLRFNARNSKFSNARFFFDGTHKAAYGIFFMSIFLMIITLGLAFPIVLWMYKKYTFNNLQLGQLKFNFKATWLNFVVAMYIPIIVYIGILVLGLTMGRLPSLDLIRTSPEILMRFAGLMMFFYVAALFVIWPWIQARLFISTWNNMVLSRSKFQTSCNSAVFVWIMVTNWLLKIVSFGLLTPWAAVRIYRYKVESLSLCLVNDPDLMLNQMQEDPSAIAEELSDIFDFDISL
- a CDS encoding M48 family metallopeptidase, whose product is MSTQQVNVIFYDGIVSKPRHAILMPHDSEQVQIKYDDSGQQQVRFYPYKAMTLIGALGQVQPVVELIDDARIEFQTAVPEWFNVEHANKQHAIWKLERSPKMILVSLVFVVFFVWGLVQWGIPTASHHIAHHLPEQTMVKIGNQAEDYLMEFTQPSKIDAARQAKLIAGYQAMFKGQKTAKVIFRQGGRQIGANALAIPNNTIVVTDELVQLVHDDRELLGVLAHEQGHLHERHSLEQAISGLGISTLIIMITGDASDLLTSVPVSLVGLNYSRKFELEADQYALKAMHQQHIPVHYFADFLARLEQSQQGDSKEDKESDISKNLDFLSTHPATEQRIQAVKAFEAKYSN